GAAGAATAGTAGTTTTCTCAGGAGGAGAAGCCAAGGATCCAAGTGATTTATATAATGAAGTCAGAGAAATTGCCAAAGGTGGAGGTGATGGTTCAATAATAGGACGCAACACTTTTCAAAAAAACAAAAAAGATGCATTATCTATGTTAGAAAAAGTAATTGGCTTATATAAAAGCTAACTCTATGGCTGGGTGGCAGAATGGTTTATGCGGAGGACTGCAAATCCTTTCATACCGGTTCAATTCCGGTCCCGGCCTCTTATAATATATTATATTTATTATAAAATATCTTTTATTAATTAACTTTTTATCAAGATAAAATAAATTTTTTAATTGACTTAATGTTATCATGTTCTAATATAGCTTACATACTATGTAGCAGTAAATTATGAAAGTGTTTGGTTCTTTAAAATTTGCCAAAAAACGTGACAGAAATTGCTTGGTTGTTCGTAGAGGGAAAAGGATTTATGTTTTAAATAAATTAAAACCTAGATTTAAAGCACGTCAGGGTTATTAATCCTATATTGAAATTTTAACTGTGTTAGTTTACTTGTTGATAATGACTGATTTAGGTTGTTATTGATTTATTTAGGCAAATTTTTCTTGAAAGGGACTTTAATCAGTTTCATACCATAATCAAAATAAATTTGAAGTTTTAAAGATTTTTAAACCATATTAGTTTATAAGAAAACAATCAGCCTATTAAGCATTAGATAGTGCATTATTTATTTTACATAAAATGTTTCATGATATTTTTGTCCTACTTATACTATCGGCATTAGAAATTGTTCTGGGCATAGATAATTTAATTTTTATCTCCCTTTTAGTTCAAAGAATACCTAGTGCATTACGTAATAAGATTTGTATTTTTGGACTTAGTTTAGCACTTCTTATGCGTCTTGTAGCATTATTTTTTATTTCTTCTATACTTAGTATGGATAAAATCATACTTTCTTTTCTATGGTTTGATATATCAATAAAAGATTGTGTACTAGTAATAGGTGGTATATTTTTATCAACTAAAAGTTTTTTAGAGTTGTATAGAGATATCTTTATTGGGGATAGTAATAAAGTTAGAAATACTGATCCTAAGTCTAAGCTTATACTAGTTGTACTACAAATTGTATTAATAGATCTAGTTTTCTCTATAGACTCAATATTAACTGCTATAGCATTAACTCACAACATTGTAATTATCACAATTGCATTTATGTTTTCTATGCTAGTTATGTTTTTCCTATCTAGTCATACAACTTCATTGGTAAGTTCTTACCCTGAATTAAAAATAGTAGCGATCTTATTTATATTCGCCATTGGCGTTTATCTTATCTTAGATGGATTACATATTGAATTATCACAAAAATATATATATTTTGCATTTGCTTCTTCCCTTCTGACGACTCTCCTTAATATCGTTAAGAGAAGGAACGCTATAAAGTAGAAGGGATATTTTTAAAGTAACATTAAAAAAATAATTAAGACAAAACATATTTAAACAATTACATAATGCATTTAAATATTGCAATATATATTGCTTATGAGTATATTTTTGATAATACTTAAAATTTATACTTCGCACATGACAAAACAAATAGTCCTTAAGTTAGGTATAGTCATGGAGGAAAAACTATTTGGAGAAAACTATGGTATATTCACCCGATTTTACTTTACAGAATTTAATTGAAGCTGGTGTGCACTTTGGTCATAAAACCAGTCACTGGAATCCTAAAATGGCTCCATATATATATGGGATTCATAATGGGACCCATATAATTGACTTACGAAAGACGGTTCCATTTTTAAAAAGGGCCCTTCAAATATTACACGATGCTGCCTTAAAGAGGTGGCGTATTTTATTTGTTGGAACAAAACTACAAGCTGCGTCTATTGTTGTAGAAGCTGCAACTCATTGTAGCCAATATTACGTTAACCATCGTTGGCTGGGTGGTATGTTAACAAATTGGTCAACCATTTCCTCTTCAGTTAAGAGGTTACAAGAATATGAGAAGATGATTCAGGACGAGGATACTACCTTAACTAAGAAGGAAGTATCTGACCTTGATAAAAAAAGATTTAAACTAGAAAGATTCATCGGTGGCGTTAGAGAGATGGGTGGTATGCCTAATATTTTAGTTATTATAGACACAAATAAGGAACGCATTGCTATAAAGGAAGCACAAAAGCTGAGAATACCAATAATTGCTATGGTAGATACAAATTCTGATCCTACAGGAATAGATTATCTTATACCTAGCAATGACGATGCAAAGGGATCAATAGAATTATTCTGTAAGCTTGCATCGCAAGCTATTTTAGCTGGTATTGAGCTGGATCTTGCTAAGTCTGGTGTCAAGATTGACGATATAAAAGATAGTAAATTTGAAAGGGAATTAAAAAGAAATACAGAAATAGGTAATACGCCACCAAAAAAGAAGCTGAAATTTGACTCAGGGGAAGAGATAGATGATGCTTCACAAAAAAGATATCGAAGAGCTTTGGAGAGTGACAAAAATGAGTGATATGAATATAAACGATATAAAAATTTTGCGTGATAAAACTAGTGCTGGTGTATCTGACTGTAAAGAAGCACTAAAGCAATGTGGAGGAGATATTGAATCTGCAATTAAATATTTAAGGGAAAAAGGTTTATCTAATGCACAAAAGAGAGTAGATAAAGAAGCTAAAGAAGGGGTTATTATAGCTCATATAGAAGAGAAATCTGCCGCAATGATTGCATTAAATTGTGAAAGTGACTTTGTTGCCCGTAGTAGTAGGTTTCAAGTTCTAGCTGAAAAGCTTGTTTTACTTGCACATAGAAATAATTCTAACGATTTAGATAGCTTTAAAAGAAGTAATTACAATGTAAACAGTAGTATTGAAGAAACAATAATGAATGAAGTTATGGTGCTAAAGGAAAAAATCAACTTAAGTGAAATTTGCTATTTAGACATAGAAGATGGAGTAGTTGCTGGCTATGTTCATAGCAGTATCCCTTCTAGTGAAGATGCATCATTTAATGGTAATGCCCCACCTATTTTTGGTAAAGTTGGTGCATTAGTGATACTAGAATCTAAGGGTGATAAAGAAAAATTAAAAGCACTTGGCAAACAGTTGGCTATTCACATAGCTAGCATGAAACCAAAAGCACTATCTGTTAGTCATTTAGACCAGGAAGAACTGGCAAGCGAGCGTCTTAAAATTATAGAAGATGTAGAAAAATTAGGTAAGCCTGAGAAAGTTATGGAAAATATAATTAATGGCCGCATTGCTAAATATTATGAAGAAGTTGTACTTTTAGAGCAATTTTTTCTAGGTGAAAAAGTAAAAATTGTCGATTTAATTAAATCAAGTGAAGCAGAATTGAATTGTGCAATCAACTTGGTTGATTATAAGCTGTTTATTATATGACCTTAATTTTATGATTTTAGATAAAGAAATCAAGTATTCCAGAATTCTATTAAAGGTATCTGGAGAAGCTTTTATGGGTTCTAAGGGATCTGGTCATGACGTAGATGCTATTAATAAGTTATCTAAAGAGATAAAAGAGATTCATAAGTTAGGAATACAAATATGTTTAGTTGTTGGAGGAGGTAATATATTTAGAGGCGCCTCAGCTTCTTCAACCGGTTTTGAGAGAGCAAGTAATGATTATATTGGTATGCTTGCAACTGTAATGAATGCTTTAATTTTGCAAAATTCTTTAGATAAGATCAATCTTCCATCTAGAGTGTTATCTGCAATACCGATGGTAACTATTTGTGAAACGTATATAAGGAGAAGAGCAATTCGTCATTTGGAAAAAGGAAGAATTGTAATATGTGCAGCAGGAACTGGAAATCCGTTTTTTACTACCGATACAGCTGCTACACTTCGTGCAGTTGAAATAGGTTGTAATGTTATTCTCAAGGGCACACAGGTAAGTGGTGTTTATTCATCAGATCCAAAATATAATAAAGATGCAAAAAAATATAAAAAAATATCGTATACTGATTTATTATCACAAGATTTAAAAATTATTGATGCATCTGCAGTGTCGATGGCACGTGAAAACTCTATCCCTATAATAGTTTTTGCTATAAATAAGGAGAAGATAACTGATCTTGTAAAAGGTCATGGAGATTATACTGAAATTTCAAATTAATAGGTTAGGAAATGTTGGATAACATTAAAAATACTACTAAAGAGAGGATGGAAAAAACTATAGAAGTCTTCTCAAATGATATTAAGGGTATACGTACAGGTAAGGTAAACCCATCATTTTTAGATGGAATTACTGTGGATGTTTACAATGGTAATTTAAAATTAAGTCAAGTTGCATCAGTTTCTGTAGTTGATAATAAGACTTTATTAATCAATGTTTGGGATGCAAGTGTTATAAGTTCTGTTAAAAATGCAATATTGAACTCAAGCTTGGGCCTAAACCCAACAATAGAAGGTAGTGTAATACGTGTAACTTTGCCTGAACTTACTGAAGAGAGCAGAAAGAAGTTTATTAAGTTAATGAATGAATTTGCTGAAAATGCCAAAATTGCAGTCAGAAATATACGTCGTGATATTATTGACAAAATAAAAAGTATGGAAAAAAACAAAGAGATATCGGAAGATGATGCCCGTGATATTAATGATCAGATACAAAAAATTACCAATGACAGCGTAGGAAGAATAGAGAAACTATTATCTGTAAAAGAACAAGAAATATTAAAAGTATAGTAATTATTGTACATTAGGTATAGAAGAGGAAATTATACCAAATAACCCTAAAAATGCGATTATAGATCATTCTTAGGTAATTTTGCTGATTTAAATTCAAAATCAAGCTCAAAACAGTGTTTAACAGATGAAGGAAAATACCCTATAAGAAAAGCTTGCATCCTTAAAAATTGCTTAATTGTAATTTGATAATCTGTTAATATCAAAGATGATATCTTGTAGAAGAAGCAAAGTATGGTATCAACATTCAAAATTAGGCAGTAGGAGTAGAGTATTTTCTGGCACCAGGATAATACGCCTCTTCATAATTCACCAGCTTTTATTTGTTATTTTCTCGTTTGACTTTTTTAGATTTCTATTTTTACGTTAATGCCGTATAAGAAACCATTTCTTCCGTTTGTACATGTACGTCTGAGAATGATCTCACCATATCTCTTTCTTGGTTTAGCCTTTGAAATGTGCGATTAAAATCTTCCATATTAACTGTAGAACATCCTTGTTCAACTGCGCAAATTTTTGCCTCATTTACCAATTGCTCCAACTCAGCTCCCGAATACTCTTTGGTTCTTTTTGCGACATCTTTAAGATTTAGCTTCTGATCAGTCTCTGTATCTTGCATATAAAGCTCCAATATTTTTTGCCTCGCCTTTGTGTCTGGATTAGGTATAAAAACTTTCTGACCTAAACGTCCAGGTCTAATAAGTGCTGGATCTATATCGTCGATAAGGTTAGTTGCACCAATCACTATTATACCTTTTCTACTCTCAAATCCGTCTATTGCAGTTAATAATTGTGTTAAACTCTCTCGACAATGATAAGCTGAGTTGTTAATGAAACCCCCACTTCGCTTTGGAGCAATTGCATCTATTTCATCTATAAAGACTATACAAGGGGAATATCTTTTTGCTGTTTTAAAAAGTTCGCGTACAGCATGTGCACCATGACCAACATACACTCCAATAAGTTCAGAACCTGAAATACTTATGAAGTTCATATTCGATTCTCCTGCAACTGCACGAGCAATAAGAGTTTTGCCATTCCCAGGTGGACCATATAATATATAACCTCCTAGTGAGGTGATACTTTTGCTCTTAAACATCTTGCGCATTTCTTCTGTCATTTGGTTGCAGCAAACCATCCGTAATCGTTGTTTTAAGGAGTCATCTACTACAACATCAGCAAATGTTATCTTTTTATCACCTGAATTAGCTAATTCTATCGAAATAGGCAGCTCTATTTCCTTCATTTTACTGAACACTTGATCATATACGAACCACACCATAAAAAGCAAAGTAACTAATAATACAACAGGCATAGCCTCATTGATATAACGTGCAGCTAATTCATGCCCTTTACTGAGCAAAATTGAGTGCAAGTAGGCAAATAAAAAAGTAATAGAGACGATAATTGCTATGCATATTAAGCAGAATAAAATTCTTTTTAATAATTCTGAATTTTTAACTTTTTTCATCTTAGTACCCCCTATACTAATGAATGCTATCAACTAATTTTTTAAATCTTTTTATTCATTATTCTATATATTAATATAGATATATTGTCACAATGTCAATTTTCCTACAAAAACTTATCATTATGTTAGAGAAGATAGTACTGAATTAGAGCGCGTAGTTAATCTTGGTGATGAAACTGTATCAGGAAGGGATATTGTAGAATTTATAGCACTTAATTTAGTGCTGGAATTACGCTATATTGGCGATTCTTACCGTAATAAGCTTTTATCTAACCCAATTCTTGCAAATGTTGAGCCAGCTATTGATATATTATTTAACTCAAATATTTTTGAAGCAAAATTACCTGTTAAATTACCATTAGATAAGAATGCTATAACCATTACTTCATATAAACCAGATTGGCTAGATTCTCATAAAAATGCACATTTAATGCACAATGCTGCAAAAAACGGTGATATTGAACAAATTAAAAAATTACTTGCGCAAGGGATTCATGTAGATATCAAAGTAAGTGATGGAACTCCTTTATGCTACTATAGTACTTTCAAAAACAAATGATAAAGGTATAATGAGCATTTTGGGGAATGAAGGAAATGGCGTACAGCGTGGATTTACGGAAAAAGCAGTATCTTTGGTTAAAAAAGGAAAATCAAAAGCTGAGATTGCGGAGCTTTTTGAGGTGGGGATAGCGACATTATATAGGTGGCTAAAAAAGAAAGCTGCTGGTGAAAGTCTGAAACCAACGAAACCCAGTGGTTTCATACGAAAAATAGACCCACAAATGCTTGCAGAGTATGTAAAAAAGCACCCAGATCATACGCTAGCAGAGATGAAACAGAACCTTGGTTTCGGAATAAGTGCAATTTGGTATAACAGCTAAAAATCACATTAAAAAAAAGTCACAATTTATCGAGAGCGAAGTTATGAGGATAGACAAAAATTTATTAAAAAGATCGCCAAAATAGACCATTCGAGCATTGTGTATGTAGATGAAGCTGGAGTTGACAATAGGTTATATCGGGAATATGGAAGAGCTTTGCGAGGAGAGAAAATTTATGCGGATATTTTAGGTAAAAAACGCCAAAGAATTAGTATGATAGGAGGTTGGATTGAGAAAAGATTTATCGCACCAATGACTTTTACAGGTGGATGTGATAAGGAAGTGTTTAATATGTGGTTAGGGCAAATATTACTGCCACAATTGCAGCGTGGCACCACAATAATTATGGACAATGCTACTTTCCATAAAACTGCCAAAACAAAGGAATTAATAGAAAGCGCATATTGCCATCTGCTCTATCTTCCTACATATTCTCCAGATTTGAATCCCATTGAGCACTGTTGGCATACAATAAAAAGTTGGCTAAGACCTAGAATGTATCAACAAGAAAACTTATTACTTTTTTTTGGTAAAGCCATTACTGAAGCTTATCATTTAGTTTAGAATATACTATAATTGGAAAAGGAGGAACTGCTAATCAAAAAGTTACTAGAGGCTAGTTTAGAAGGTGAAATACCTATCAAATGAAGATGAAGAAAATAATCGTAGGAATGGCAAAAGTTCAAAGACTATATACAGATTCAGACTCGTTTGAGCTTATAACGCCTCGAGATGGAGATTTGAGCCACAAAAAAAAGACAGACTAATTTACATCCTGAACTTGAAGCAAAAATTCTTAGTATGTTTGCAAGAGTTATAAAATCGCATATCGAAGAAATTATAAGATATCAGCAGCAGCAATATTACAATTACCAATGAGTGGCGCAGTCGGTCATATTTACCCAATAATTTGTATGGTTTTTCAAAGTAAGCAAATTCGTCATAGATCAAAAAAAGAGGTTTTTATTTGGCTGAAAGCGAGGGTTTTGGTTAGGAGTATTGAATGATCTCAAAGTGTAGAATAATTGCCAGCATAGATGGGCTCAAAAGCTTTCCATAAAGAACCAACGCAGAAGTGCAATTGTGTATAATGCATCAGATAAACTAAAATATGTATCCAGCAAAATGAATGATTTGAAGAAAAGCTTCAAATAGAGAAATAGCTGAAAATTTGAGCTGGAAGAAAAATGGGAATGTAGTGGCAAAATAATTGGGAAACTGGCTATTTTAAGTACTCAGATCCTGTTAGGCGGATAGTTTACACTACCAATCCCATAGAGGGACTGCACAGGCAAATCAGGAAAAAACCAATTTACCAGTACAAATGCCTTGTACAAGCAATTATACTGTGCTATAAAAAAGATAGAGCAAAATTGGACTATACCAAATTGGGCTTTAACCATCTCTCAACTTGATATTTTCTTTCCTAATAGATTAAAAATTCAGTTGAGTTTTTGACACAGTTTGTTGAATACTCCCGAAAAACATTAAATCAGGATTCTGATAGTATATTTAAATTCTTCTGTCAGTTAATTCGTCATTGTCAGATTAAGTGGTGTCTAGTACATGTAAACGTTTTAGTTCAGTTTGAATACCCCTAATTTTCTAGTTTGTCTCAGATGAAGAATGAGCTGCTTATCTGACTCCTTGACCTTTTG
This sequence is a window from Candidatus Mesenet endosymbiont of Phosphuga atrata. Protein-coding genes within it:
- a CDS encoding ribosomal protein bL36, yielding MKVFGSLKFAKKRDRNCLVVRRGKRIYVLNKLKPRFKARQGY
- a CDS encoding TerC family protein, coding for MFHDIFVLLILSALEIVLGIDNLIFISLLVQRIPSALRNKICIFGLSLALLMRLVALFFISSILSMDKIILSFLWFDISIKDCVLVIGGIFLSTKSFLELYRDIFIGDSNKVRNTDPKSKLILVVLQIVLIDLVFSIDSILTAIALTHNIVIITIAFMFSMLVMFFLSSHTTSLVSSYPELKIVAILFIFAIGVYLILDGLHIELSQKYIYFAFASSLLTTLLNIVKRRNAIK
- the rpsB gene encoding 30S ribosomal protein S2; the protein is MVYSPDFTLQNLIEAGVHFGHKTSHWNPKMAPYIYGIHNGTHIIDLRKTVPFLKRALQILHDAALKRWRILFVGTKLQAASIVVEAATHCSQYYVNHRWLGGMLTNWSTISSSVKRLQEYEKMIQDEDTTLTKKEVSDLDKKRFKLERFIGGVREMGGMPNILVIIDTNKERIAIKEAQKLRIPIIAMVDTNSDPTGIDYLIPSNDDAKGSIELFCKLASQAILAGIELDLAKSGVKIDDIKDSKFERELKRNTEIGNTPPKKKLKFDSGEEIDDASQKRYRRALESDKNE
- the tsf gene encoding translation elongation factor Ts codes for the protein MMLHKKDIEELWRVTKMSDMNINDIKILRDKTSAGVSDCKEALKQCGGDIESAIKYLREKGLSNAQKRVDKEAKEGVIIAHIEEKSAAMIALNCESDFVARSSRFQVLAEKLVLLAHRNNSNDLDSFKRSNYNVNSSIEETIMNEVMVLKEKINLSEICYLDIEDGVVAGYVHSSIPSSEDASFNGNAPPIFGKVGALVILESKGDKEKLKALGKQLAIHIASMKPKALSVSHLDQEELASERLKIIEDVEKLGKPEKVMENIINGRIAKYYEEVVLLEQFFLGEKVKIVDLIKSSEAELNCAINLVDYKLFII
- the pyrH gene encoding UMP kinase — protein: MILDKEIKYSRILLKVSGEAFMGSKGSGHDVDAINKLSKEIKEIHKLGIQICLVVGGGNIFRGASASSTGFERASNDYIGMLATVMNALILQNSLDKINLPSRVLSAIPMVTICETYIRRRAIRHLEKGRIVICAAGTGNPFFTTDTAATLRAVEIGCNVILKGTQVSGVYSSDPKYNKDAKKYKKISYTDLLSQDLKIIDASAVSMARENSIPIIVFAINKEKITDLVKGHGDYTEISN
- the frr gene encoding ribosome recycling factor, which codes for MLDNIKNTTKERMEKTIEVFSNDIKGIRTGKVNPSFLDGITVDVYNGNLKLSQVASVSVVDNKTLLINVWDASVISSVKNAILNSSLGLNPTIEGSVIRVTLPELTEESRKKFIKLMNEFAENAKIAVRNIRRDIIDKIKSMEKNKEISEDDARDINDQIQKITNDSVGRIEKLLSVKEQEILKV
- a CDS encoding ATP-binding protein; translation: MKKVKNSELLKRILFCLICIAIIVSITFLFAYLHSILLSKGHELAARYINEAMPVVLLVTLLFMVWFVYDQVFSKMKEIELPISIELANSGDKKITFADVVVDDSLKQRLRMVCCNQMTEEMRKMFKSKSITSLGGYILYGPPGNGKTLIARAVAGESNMNFISISGSELIGVYVGHGAHAVRELFKTAKRYSPCIVFIDEIDAIAPKRSGGFINNSAYHCRESLTQLLTAIDGFESRKGIIVIGATNLIDDIDPALIRPGRLGQKVFIPNPDTKARQKILELYMQDTETDQKLNLKDVAKRTKEYSGAELEQLVNEAKICAVEQGCSTVNMEDFNRTFQRLNQERDMVRSFSDVHVQTEEMVSYTALT
- a CDS encoding IS630 transposase-related protein; the protein is MSILGNEGNGVQRGFTEKAVSLVKKGKSKAEIAELFEVGIATLYRWLKKKAAGESLKPTKPSGFIRKIDPQMLAEYVKKHPDHTLAEMKQNLGFGISAIWYNS
- a CDS encoding IS630 family transposase; its protein translation is MDHSSIVYVDEAGVDNRLYREYGRALRGEKIYADILGKKRQRISMIGGWIEKRFIAPMTFTGGCDKEVFNMWLGQILLPQLQRGTTIIMDNATFHKTAKTKELIESAYCHLLYLPTYSPDLNPIEHCWHTIKSWLRPRMYQQENLLLFFGKAITEAYHLV